The genomic DNA TGGGGCGGGTGGGACTCGAACCCACGGCCGACGGATTATGAGTCCATTGGGGATCTTGGCGGTCCTTGCCGATCAACGCTCATCCTTGACGTTTTCCCAGCTCAGACGCACTGATCCGTGGCAGTCCTGTGCGGTCCTTGTCGATGTGTTTCTGTCCTTGTAGTCCCTCAATGGCCCCTGGGGGTCGATGAGTTGGGCGCTTGCCACAGCAGCGGGTCGTGTCCCGCGACGAAGGCCTTGGTGAGAGGCATGCCGACGTGACAACCGAGTCGACGGCCGACCGCGCGGCAGCGAGCCTGCCGGCTGTGGGCCGATCGGCGACTGGCGTCGCGACCGCGCACGGCTTCTCGGCTTCGTCACCCCACCGGTCGGTCTCGTCGCCGCACTCGTCGGCGGTGGTACGGCCGCGCACCGAACGGCCCCGAAGTGGCGGCCGGCCGACGGTGGCCGGCGCCGCCGCCGCGAGCATCGGCCCGTCCGCTCCCGTCCGCGCCCGGGAGCTGCGAACTGCGGGTTCGCGCATTCCGCGGCAGGGCATCGTGGTCGCGGCCGGAGTCGCTGCGGGTCGACCGAATCCAGCACTCGGCAGGTCGAGAAGGCGAACGCGGCCGGGCCGCCGGGGCGGTGACGCCGGAGGAGAGCGACCGCTGATCCCGGGCGTTCGCCACTCCAACCCCGTCAGGGTCATGCCTCTCGTGTACGTGGGCAACACGGCGGGGCGGCGGTTCGTGGTGGGACTTCCCGAACGGGAGATCGGCTGCACCCCCAGATCCGCGAACGCGCCTGTGGTTGCGGTCCTGTTCGGCCCGTGACATGGCCCGAAGGGCTCAAGCCCGTCGCCCCCGCGGGAGGGACAGTGATCGTGCAGCGAGGCAACGCACGAGGAGGGCCGTCACGTGAACACCGCCCTGTCCCCAGAAGGAGAAACCTCCCGCCGGCCGGAACCGCCGCACCCATCCGCGGTCCACCACAACCCCGAGGCGTCATGGCCGGTGCGCCTGTACCGGCGCGCCGTGCCCGCCCGCCTCAGGCGGGCCCTCGTGGAACGCACGACCCCGCAGGCCCGCGCACGCGTCAAGCGGCGGATCGCAAGCCTGCCGTCGGCGCACCGCCTGCTGGGCGGCGTGCGCGCGGCATGGCTGGTGCGCCGCCATCCCGGCCTGCTCACCGGCCACGACCGAGAGGTGCGGCTGGTCCGCAATGTGCCCAAACTGGTCCTCGTACGCCCCGACATCTCGCCACTGGCGGCGCGCAACGCCAACGCGGCCACGGTCCGCGCGTCCCTCGACGGGGCGGGTCTCGACTACTTCTGCGTACGCGGCCGCAGCAGCACCTCCGCGGTCGTCGCCCTCGCCGCCCGGGACCGGGCGACGGCGCTGCGCGCCCTGGAGCGGGCGGGCCGCGAGCGTCCCGGTTACGTGTGTGCCGTCGACGGCGTCCGGCGCGAGCGGCGCACGACCCGGCCGGCGTTCCGTCACCGCACCTGGCGGCGGCTGGCGCAGGCGGACGTGCTCCGCATGACCTGGTACTACGGCGATGCGCGAGGGCAGTTGACGCTCGGCTCCAAGTACGGCTGCGACATCGAGTTCTGGGCGGCCGACGAGGAGACGGGGGACCTGCTGCTGGCGCCACGCCCCAACCGCAGCGCCGAGCAGGTGCCGCGCGCCGACACCCCGATGCACGTCCCCGACACCCTGTTCACCGCGCTCGCCTCCGCCGACCACCCGTTGCCGCCGGTGCGCACCCGCAGGGAGTTCGCCCGGCCGGGCCCCGAGGACGTCCGGTTCCCCGTCGACGTCGTGTACACCTGGGTCGACGGGCACGACCCGGAGTGGGCGCGGCGCCGGGCAACCTGCGCGGGGCAGGCGTACCACGAGGAGGCGGACAACGCGGCCCGGTACCTCAACCGCGACGAACTGCGCTATTCACTGCGCTCGCTCGACCAGTACGCCCCCTGGGTGCGCACGGTCTACCTGGTCACCGACGGCCAGGTCCCGTCCTGGCTGAACGCGGGCATGCCCGGTATCCGCGTCGTCAGCCACAAGGAGATCTTCGACGACCCGAGCCTGCTGCCGACGTTCAACTCCCACGCCATCGAGAGCCAACTGCACCACATCGACGGCCTGTCCGAGCACTTCCTCTACTTCAACGACGATGTGTTCCTGGGCCGCCCCGTCGTCCCTCAGGACTTCTTCCTGGCCAACGGCCTCACCAGGTTCTTCCCGTCCCCGGTGCTCATCCCGCCGGGCGAGCCGACCGAGTCGGACGTGCCGGTGGCGGCCGCGGGCAAGAACAGCCGTGCCCTGGTCGAGGCCACCTTCGGCACGGTCATCAGCCAGAAGATGAAACACACACCGCACGCTCTGCGGCGCAGCGTCCTGTACGAGTTGGAGACGAGGTTCCCGGCCGAGCACCACGCCACGGCCGGCCACCGCTTCCGCAGCCTCGACGACGTCTCCTTCGTCTCCTCGCTCCACCACTACTACGCCTTCCACACCGCCCGCGCCGTCCCTGCCCAGGTGCGCTACGCCTACCTCGACGTCTCCCATCCCGCACTCGCCACCCGCCTCGAAACCCTGCTGGCCCGCCGGGACAAGCAGGTGTTCTGCCTGAACGACACAGTCTCCGGCGATCAGGAACTCGACACCCAACAAACCCTGCTCACCACCTTCCTGGAGACGTACTTCCCGGTCCCCGGTCCCTACGAGCTCGACCGCCCCGGTGTGTGAAAGGCGGACCGGTCGGCGAACAGGTCAGGACATGGGCGTTCGAGCGGAGAACATCGCCTGTTCCAGGACCTTGAAGAGCTGTCGGCAGACGGCTCGTTCGAGGCGATGTCGTCCGTCGCGTGACGCCCTGCTCTCGGCGACTGGTCGGGGCGACGTACGTCTTCGTGGCAGGGTCGAGCCGCATCCGGACCAGCATGACGGTGTACCGGGCCCGGCCGAGTCGACCTCTACCCCGGCAAGGTCGGGACAGATGTCCGCGTCATGCCGCTCACTCCGCTCCGCCGAGGTCGAGACCTTGGAGCGCGTCCTGGGCCCACGCATCCAACACCCGGCCGTGTCCACCCTGCTGGAACGTTTCGGTCCCCGGCCCGGATCCGCAAGGCCGGACGCCGAAGGCTCGTGACCCCGCTGTGGCCAAAGCCCCTGCGGACGGCCGAGTAACTGGTCGAAGACATGTGGGCCCTGCATGGCACGGTGCACCAGCGCGGCGTAGGCCGACCGGTGGTGCCGAACGGCGTTGCCGGTGAAGTGGATGGTCGGCCGGGCCGTCGGCATGTTCGTCGTCCGCGACGAGAACGACATGCACGAGAAGGACATGCACGAGAAGGCGCTGTGCGTGCCCGCCCGCGACCCGCGGTACGCCGAGATCGATGCCTCCCGGAGGCGGCCCGCGAGCCGCGCAGCGGTCCGAACGGCCGCGCTTCAGGGCCGAACGGCCCCGGAACCCGGCGGTGTCAGGCGCCTACGGTGACAGTGAAGCCCACCGACTCAGGGACGGAAGGCAGCCGACCATGACGCTACGCATTGAGTACGTGCACGCGGTGGAGATCCTGGACTCCCGCGCCCGGCCGACCCTCTCGGTGACCCTGCGCACCACGGCCGGCATCACCGTACGCGCCGGCGTGCCCTCCGGCGCGTCCACCGGTACCCGGGAGGCGGTCGAACTGCGCGACGGTGACCAGTCACGCTACGGCGGCCAGGGGGTCACCGGGGCGGTGGCACACGTCAACGGCGAGATCGCCAAGGCGCTCGTCGGCCGGCGCTTCGGCTCCGCGGCCGAACTCGACGCCGTACTCATCGAGTTGGACGGCACGCCGACCAAGTCCCGGCTCGGGGCCAACGCGATCGTCGGCGTCTCCATCGCCGCCGCCCGCGCCGAGGCGGCAGCTCGCGGCCAGGAGTTGTGGCAGCGCATCTCCGAGACCACCGGAACCCGACCGCTGCTGCCGGTCCCGCACTTCAACGTCGTCAACGGCGGCGCCCACGCCGCCAACAGCCTGGACTTCCAGGAGTTCATGCTCGCTCCCCTCGGCGCGCCGAGTCTGCCCGAGGCCGTACGGGCCGGGGCCGAGGTCTACGCCCGGCTCAGGGCCCGCCTCGCCGCCGCCGGGCATGCGGTCGGACTGGGCGACGAGGGCGGCTTCGCCCCCGCCATCGACCGGCCCGAAGACGTCCTGCACCAGCTGGTCGAGGCCATCGACGACGCCGGATACACCCCGGGCCGCGACGGCATCGCCATCGCCCTGGACCCCGCCGCCAGCGCGTTCTACCGCGACGGCCGCTACCTCATCGCCGGCCAGGACCTGACCTCCGCCCAACTCATCGACCGCTACGAGGAGATGACCGACCGCTTCCCCGTCTGGTCCATCGAGGACGGCCTCGCCGAGAACGACTGGGACGGCTGGACACAGCTCACCGCTCGCCTGGGGACACGGATCCAGCTCGTCGGCGACGACATCTTCGTCACCGATCCCGCCATCATCACCGAGGCCGTCGACCGCAAGGTCGCCAACGCCGCCCTGATCAAGGTCAACCAGATCGGCACCGTCAGCGAGACCCTGGAAGCGATCCGGATCTGCCGCGAGGCCGGTTACACGCAGATGGTCTCGCACCGCTCCGGCGAGACCGAGGACACCTTCATCGCCGACCTCGTCATCGGCGCCGGCTGCGGCCAGCTCAAGTCCGGTGCCCCGGCCCGTGGCGAGCGCATCGCCAAGTACAACCGGCTCATCGAGACGGCGGACACTCACCCGGAGCTGCCGTTCGGCCTGACGAGCGACCGGTGACTGCCAGCAGCTCCAGAACCTGGACGGCAGCCACCACCGTGACCAGCACCGGGACCGAACAGCCGCACAGTTTCCCTTTCGGGCCGTTTCCCTCGCCCCTCGGCCATCGCCAGACGCTCTCTCAGCAGCCACCTGCTGCCACTGAACACCAAGCGCACCATCGGCCCTCAGGACAGCCGCCCGGACCGCGAGCGACAACCTCGGCCACCTGCTCCACCACAGGTCAAAGGGGTTCGAACTCCCCCAAGCACCGCCGAACCCCAAACCCGCGAGCAGCGGATTGAGTCCGTCCAGGCAAAGTTGACGCTCCAACACCTTGCAGGACGGCGAGGAAGATACAAACCGACTGACGGGCGCCGCGTCCGGCCCTCGTACGGCGGCACCTGGCGACGCGTACGGATGATCCGCCACCCCGCGGCTGCTGCCCGGATACGACGCCTCGCCGCGCCACCCACTGCGGCCGACGACCGCCACAGCCACGCTCGCGCCGCCT from Streptomyces sp. NBC_01478 includes the following:
- a CDS encoding stealth family protein, whose protein sequence is MERTTPQARARVKRRIASLPSAHRLLGGVRAAWLVRRHPGLLTGHDREVRLVRNVPKLVLVRPDISPLAARNANAATVRASLDGAGLDYFCVRGRSSTSAVVALAARDRATALRALERAGRERPGYVCAVDGVRRERRTTRPAFRHRTWRRLAQADVLRMTWYYGDARGQLTLGSKYGCDIEFWAADEETGDLLLAPRPNRSAEQVPRADTPMHVPDTLFTALASADHPLPPVRTRREFARPGPEDVRFPVDVVYTWVDGHDPEWARRRATCAGQAYHEEADNAARYLNRDELRYSLRSLDQYAPWVRTVYLVTDGQVPSWLNAGMPGIRVVSHKEIFDDPSLLPTFNSHAIESQLHHIDGLSEHFLYFNDDVFLGRPVVPQDFFLANGLTRFFPSPVLIPPGEPTESDVPVAAAGKNSRALVEATFGTVISQKMKHTPHALRRSVLYELETRFPAEHHATAGHRFRSLDDVSFVSSLHHYYAFHTARAVPAQVRYAYLDVSHPALATRLETLLARRDKQVFCLNDTVSGDQELDTQQTLLTTFLETYFPVPGPYELDRPGV
- the eno gene encoding phosphopyruvate hydratase — protein: MTLRIEYVHAVEILDSRARPTLSVTLRTTAGITVRAGVPSGASTGTREAVELRDGDQSRYGGQGVTGAVAHVNGEIAKALVGRRFGSAAELDAVLIELDGTPTKSRLGANAIVGVSIAAARAEAAARGQELWQRISETTGTRPLLPVPHFNVVNGGAHAANSLDFQEFMLAPLGAPSLPEAVRAGAEVYARLRARLAAAGHAVGLGDEGGFAPAIDRPEDVLHQLVEAIDDAGYTPGRDGIAIALDPAASAFYRDGRYLIAGQDLTSAQLIDRYEEMTDRFPVWSIEDGLAENDWDGWTQLTARLGTRIQLVGDDIFVTDPAIITEAVDRKVANAALIKVNQIGTVSETLEAIRICREAGYTQMVSHRSGETEDTFIADLVIGAGCGQLKSGAPARGERIAKYNRLIETADTHPELPFGLTSDR